From Haloarcula hispanica ATCC 33960, the proteins below share one genomic window:
- a CDS encoding class I SAM-dependent methyltransferase, giving the protein MHVPKDEHATVFSEFERVLRPGGQLLAALGDDPWEGTNDDWLDTGTAMAWSFHGRERSADLLTEAGFRVESVEPVDDELGGTFAIFRAQPEDSETLPGHN; this is encoded by the coding sequence ATCCACGTTCCAAAGGACGAACACGCCACTGTCTTTTCCGAATTTGAGCGCGTGCTCCGGCCCGGCGGGCAACTCCTGGCCGCGCTAGGAGACGACCCATGGGAAGGCACGAACGACGACTGGCTGGATACCGGCACCGCCATGGCCTGGAGTTTCCACGGTCGTGAACGTAGCGCAGATCTACTGACGGAAGCCGGCTTTCGCGTCGAATCGGTCGAACCGGTCGACGATGAACTCGGAGGGACCTTCGCCATATTCCGGGCACAACCGGAGGACAGCGAGACACTGCCGGGTCACAACTGA
- a CDS encoding class I SAM-dependent methyltransferase, producing MDQRDVVREGYDEIASTYAEKRDGNGRERTLVESLAAALPDGSRVLDAGCGAGTPAMEVLADQHDTIGLDISAEQLRTARDTVDSDGLVRGDLATLPFADDTFEPLSPTTPSSTFQRTNTPLSFPNLSACSGPAGNSWPR from the coding sequence ATGGATCAGCGAGACGTTGTCCGCGAGGGGTACGACGAGATTGCGAGTACCTACGCCGAGAAGCGGGACGGGAACGGTCGCGAACGGACCCTTGTCGAATCGCTTGCAGCGGCCCTCCCTGATGGTAGTCGCGTCCTCGATGCGGGCTGTGGTGCGGGTACGCCGGCAATGGAAGTTCTCGCCGATCAGCACGATACCATCGGACTGGATATCTCAGCCGAACAGCTCCGTACCGCTCGTGATACTGTCGACTCCGACGGACTGGTCCGTGGTGACCTGGCGACGCTCCCGTTCGCTGACGATACGTTCGAGCCGTTGTCTCCTACCACGCCGTCATCCACGTTCCAAAGGACGAACACGCCACTGTCTTTTCCGAATTTGAGCGCGTGCTCCGGCCCGGCGGGCAACTCCTGGCCGCGCTAG